The following proteins come from a genomic window of Pleuronectes platessa chromosome 2, fPlePla1.1, whole genome shotgun sequence:
- the cfap92 gene encoding uncharacterized protein FLJ43738, which produces MESDLMANTSATDLCSSQLACEKVSVKGQEGWSSTEQRTSSTEDIALQRDDESYYTKWTVFIALAVPKAKAPKKNKKFASAFVVKGHKAQSCYHIEYNLLPGDTETTKVDLLVFGPGAKLFQDDETKILRTWYEGDRIWVGWSHSFNIRVNRDMLISLLPHKIHLKIWNAMYSLSSFQARADRLKSFRLPKYWPEDSIYSCDDIKTMVTKLTAKIWLDANLDVGSEKDKNLALQATTSSPKPNADAFDLGEMGNIGTISLEVSPIRLLAGETSVTERFKVYSSGVFEVICDICLERPLLSNQLIAELNPLVISILSATSMPSSPVPLHVLQEKCMPVYCQYKFLNSSIHKTNYYEHATNIYFRDVNVILTGSMNPQEVQDFLDSPSLQIEVHDRDRKVEDRQKTQSPCDTRSDDDMQTNASTFDPIMNTYGIANLNLSELLLGKKSLKVDLPIKCGPQPLKLDRRRRGWNSMMTDTAGIRDPMPQPPYYDLDSQLKVKVEMAFPLTTDDGTEFCNGPFGRIVYLIDYNNFSVITKLRSEILRINASALQLDSPSLDSRERALSNKKGPMNSKHDESMDLDFVTGFHVEDKRKHIFVLEGLKHKAVRRLWEAVPMKLSGTEAEQVIVLYNSNLGFFKCIYDSLDVSLSPIHLRDSLQSIMRQPLIYVRGKVPQLCFQALSRLSQLCQVRQLKDAVQYDLFPSADMIVSMSREYGTSAAQWEQKAIANTMMHLPTHTVSMKRHAALDTHNPEYIRWKHNRQQTSAQHLRDYIQENIQNVQDQSELLEKPEAAALRLDHAATVPVHNYSTQTLNSNVQTRELLCREMAKVPGRRFTYSQEYISATVEPGDMAPIKDSGSTAAFTAWLTNLSGDRSRVHPRHPDEARVEELRKPWRENILHANTLNPTLSRDRWAWSQHHEDFQLYSKPPAVVPLEPFHRGGKIGPSKILRWHTKTKKP; this is translated from the exons ATGGAGTCAGATCTCATGGCCAACACGTCGGCGACAGATCTTTGCAGTTCACAGCTAGCCTGTGAAAAAGTTTCAGTTAAAGGCCAGGAAGGTTGGTCATCCACGGAGCAGAGGACAAGTTCAACTGAGGATATCGCATTACAAAGAGATGACGAATCCTATTACACCAAATGGACAGTTTTCATTGCCCTTGCTGTTCCAAAAG CTAAAGcgcctaaaaaaaacaaaaaattcgcGTCTGCCTTTGTGGTGAAAGGCCACAAAGCTCAGAGCTGCTATCATATTGAATACAATCTGTTGccaggggacacagagacaACCAAAGTGGACCTACTGGTGTTTGGTCCAGGAGCAAAACTGTTCCAAGATGATGAGACCAAG ATTCTGAGAacgtggtatgaaggagatcggATATGGGTCGGTTGGAGCCACAGTTTCAACATCAGAGTCAACAGGGACATGTTGATCAGTCTACTTCCTCATAAGATCCATCTGAAGATATGGAATGCTATGTACAGCCTGTCCAGCTTTCAGGCCCGCGCTGATAGACTGAAATCCTTTAGACTGCCAAAGTATTGGCCTGAGGATTCAATTTACTCATGTG ATGACATCAAGACCATGGTAACCAAGCTGACAGCAAAAATATGGTTGGATGCCAATTTGGATGTGGGCTCAGAAAAAg ATAAGAACTTGGCTCTACAGGCGACAACAAGTTCTCCAAAACCCAATGCTGATGCCTTTGACCTTGGGGAGATGGGAAACATAGGAACCATATCACTTGAAGTCAGTCCCATTCGGTTACTGGCAG GTGAGACCTCAGTGACTGAACGCTTCAAAGTTTACTCATCTGGGGTATTTGAGGTCATATGCGACATCTGCCTGGAAAGACCTCTTTTATCCAACCAACTAATAGCTGAACTTAATCCACTGGTCATCAGCATTTTGTCAGCCACCTCAATGCCTTCATCCCCGGTCCCTCTCCATGTCCTACAG GAAAAGTGCATGCCTGTCTATTGCCAGTACAAGTTCCTTAACTCGAGCATTCACAAAACAAACTATTACGAGCATGCTACCAACATCTACTTTAGAGATGTGAATGTGATCCTGACTGGCTCGATGAATCCACAAGAGGTCCAAGACTTTTTGGATTCTCCGTCTCTGCAGATAGAGGTTCACGATCGTGACAGGAAGGTGGAGGATAGACAAAAAACTCAATCACCGTGTGACACAAGGTCAGACGATGACATGCAGACCAATGCATCGACATTTGATCCTATAATGAACACCTATGGTATCGCAAACCTAAACCTGTCTGAGTTGCTACTTGGAAAAAAAAGTCTAAAGGTGGACTTACCAATCAAATGTGGCCCTCAGCCTCTAAAGCTGGACAGACGGAGACGTGGATGGAACAGCATGATGACAGATACAGCTGGCATTAGGGATCCCATGCCACAGCCTCCATACTACGATTTAGATTCTCAACTCAAGGTCAAAGTTGAGATGGCTTTCCCACTGACGACAGATGATGGCACGGAGTTCTGCAATGGTCCATTTGGCCGTATTGTCTACCTCATTGATTACAACAACTTCTCAGTTATTACCAAGCTGAGATCAGAGATCCTCAGAATCAATGCATCAGCCTTGCAGCTGGACTCACCCTCATTGGACAGTAGAGAGAGAGCTCTATCAAATAAGAAAGGCCCAATGAATTCCAAGCATGATGAGAGCATGGATCTGGATTTTGTTACAGGATTTCATGTGGAAGATAAGAGGAAACACATCTTTGTTCTTGAAGGGCTGAAACATAAAGCAGTGAGGAGACTTTGGGAGGCTGTTCCTATGAA GTTAAGTGGGACCGAGGCGGAACAGGTGATCGTCCTCTACAATTCAAACCTGGGTTTCTTCAAGTGCATCTATGACTCATTAGATGTGAGTTTGAGTCCCATCCATCTACGTGATTCACTGCAGAGCATCATGAGACAACCTCTGATCTACGTTAGGGGAAAGGTACCCCAACTCTGCTTCCAGGCTTTGTCAAG GTTAAGCCAGCTGTGTCAAGTAAGGCAACTCAAAGACGCGGTGCAGTACGACCTCTTCCCCTCAGCTGACATGATTGTCAGCATGAGCAGGGAATATGGCACATCTGCTGCGCAGTGGGAGCAGAAAGCCATTGCAAACACCATGATGCACCTGCCCACTCACACGGTCAGCATGAAAAGACATGCTGCGCTCGACACCCACAACCCAGAATATATCAGATGGAAACACAACAGGCAACAGACGTCGGCCCAGCACCTCAGGGACTACATCCAG GAAAATATTCAAAATGTGCAAGACCAAAGTGAGCTGTTGGAGAAGCCAGAGGCTGCTGCATTAAGGTTGGATCATGCTGCAACCGTGCCAGTACACAACTACAGCACCCAGACCTTGAACTCAAATGTACAAACCAGGGAGCTGCTCTGCAGAGAGATGGCTAAG GTGCCGGGCCGAAGGTTCACCTACAGTCAAGAGTATATCAGTGCTACAGTAGAGCCTGGAGACATGGCTCCTATAAAGGACTCTGGCTCTACTGCTGCCTTTACAGCCTGGTTGACCAATCTGAGCGGTGACAGGTCCAGGGTGCACCCCAGACACCCAGATGAGGCTCGTGTGGAAGAGCTGAGGAAG CCGTGGAGAGAGAACATCCTTCATGCCAACACACTGAATCCCACACTTTCACGGGACAGATGGGCGTGGAGCCAGCACCATGAGGACTTCCAGCTCTACAGCAAACCTCCAGCAGTGGTGCCTCTAGAACCTTTTCATAGGGGTGGCAAGATTGGGCCAAGCAAAATCTTGAGGTGGCACACCAAAACCAAAAAGCCATAA